In the genome of Pelagibacterium nitratireducens, one region contains:
- a CDS encoding porin family protein translates to MNSLKTVALAALLSTTALGGAFAADAIGVPAPAVPAPAPVYDAGSGFDWNGFYAGASAGAQNNIDAGETEWTLGAQAGVNAQFDFFLVGAEVALDGVFDDPDMYAYGSALARGGVLVTEELLAYGAVGYGTDFDAANGVGDHVLAGGGLEFAATDDVSIRGQYLYGWDQTGDATSSDIHKFQIGANFHF, encoded by the coding sequence ATGAACTCGCTCAAGACAGTGGCTCTCGCTGCCCTTTTGTCCACCACCGCTCTCGGCGGTGCCTTCGCTGCTGACGCCATTGGCGTTCCGGCACCCGCCGTTCCTGCTCCCGCTCCTGTCTATGACGCGGGCAGCGGTTTTGACTGGAATGGCTTTTATGCTGGTGCAAGCGCCGGCGCCCAGAACAACATCGATGCTGGCGAAACCGAATGGACCCTCGGGGCCCAGGCCGGTGTGAACGCCCAGTTCGATTTCTTCCTGGTCGGTGCTGAAGTTGCCCTCGACGGCGTCTTCGACGATCCCGACATGTACGCTTACGGTTCGGCTCTCGCCCGTGGCGGTGTTCTGGTGACCGAAGAACTGCTCGCCTATGGTGCTGTTGGTTACGGCACCGACTTTGACGCCGCCAACGGTGTTGGCGATCACGTCCTTGCCGGTGGTGGTCTCGAATTTGCCGCGACCGACGACGTTTCGATCCGTGGCCAGTATCTCTACGGTTGGGACCAGACCGGTGACGCGACGTCGAGCGACATCCACAAGTTCCAGATCGGCGCCAACTTCCACTTCTAA
- a CDS encoding NADH-quinone oxidoreductase subunit A → MNELLSAYLPILIFVGLAAVIGLALLVAPFLIAVKRPDPEKVSAYECGFVAFDDARMKFDVRFYLVAILFIIFDLEVAFLFPWAVAFGEVGWYGFWSMMIFLGVLTVGFIYEWRKGALEWD, encoded by the coding sequence ATGAACGAACTGCTCAGCGCTTATCTGCCGATTCTGATCTTTGTGGGGCTCGCCGCCGTTATCGGTCTGGCGCTGCTGGTCGCCCCCTTCCTGATCGCCGTAAAGCGGCCCGATCCTGAAAAAGTTTCCGCCTACGAATGTGGTTTTGTCGCCTTTGACGATGCGCGCATGAAGTTCGATGTGCGCTTCTATCTGGTCGCGATTCTGTTCATCATCTTCGATCTCGAAGTGGCATTCCTTTTCCCCTGGGCCGTGGCCTTCGGTGAAGTCGGCTGGTATGGCTTCTGGTCGATGATGATTTTCTTGGGGGTTCTCACCGTCGGCTTTATCTATGAATGGCGCAAAGGTGCTCTCGAATGGGATTGA
- the nuoF gene encoding NADH-quinone oxidoreductase subunit NuoF has product MLTDQDRIFTNLYGQEDWGLEGARRRGSWNGTKELLDQGRDWLTNEVKASGLRGRGGAGFSTGLKWSFMPKVNDGRPHYLVVNADESEPGTCKDREILRHDPHHLVEGCLIAGRAMDAHAAYIYVRGEFMRERQRLEAAVQQAYDAKLIGKNNIHGWDFDIIVHHGAGAYICGEETALLESLEGKKGQPRLKPPFPAGMGLYGCPTTVNNVESIAVVPEILRRGAAWFAGLGRENNTGTKLFCVSGHVNNPATFEEEMGTPFDVLIEKHCGGIRGGWDNLLAVIPGGSSVPCVPGEKIRSAHMDFDGLREVGSSLGTAAVIVMDKSTDIIKAIWRLSAFYKHESCGQCTPCREGTGWMMRVMERMVRGEAQKREIDMLFAVTKQVEGHTICALGDAAAWPIQGLIRNFRPVIEARIDAYTYKSTTDGAVPSVAAE; this is encoded by the coding sequence ATGCTCACGGATCAGGATCGCATTTTCACAAATCTCTACGGTCAGGAAGACTGGGGTCTCGAAGGCGCTCGTCGTCGCGGCTCGTGGAATGGAACCAAGGAATTGCTCGACCAGGGCCGCGACTGGCTGACCAACGAGGTCAAGGCCTCCGGCCTCCGTGGCCGTGGTGGTGCGGGCTTTTCGACGGGCCTGAAATGGTCGTTCATGCCCAAGGTCAATGACGGTCGCCCTCATTATCTGGTCGTCAATGCCGACGAATCCGAGCCGGGCACTTGCAAGGACCGCGAAATTCTGCGCCACGATCCGCATCATCTGGTCGAGGGTTGTCTGATCGCCGGGCGCGCCATGGACGCCCACGCCGCCTACATCTATGTGCGCGGTGAGTTCATGCGCGAGCGCCAGCGGCTCGAGGCTGCTGTGCAGCAGGCCTACGACGCCAAACTCATCGGCAAAAACAACATTCATGGCTGGGACTTCGACATCATCGTCCATCACGGGGCCGGTGCTTATATTTGCGGTGAGGAAACCGCGCTGCTCGAATCCCTCGAAGGCAAGAAGGGCCAGCCGCGCCTGAAGCCACCTTTCCCCGCCGGTATGGGCCTTTATGGGTGCCCGACCACAGTCAATAACGTCGAGTCCATCGCCGTCGTCCCTGAAATCCTGCGCCGTGGCGCCGCATGGTTCGCCGGTCTCGGTCGTGAGAACAACACCGGCACCAAGCTCTTCTGCGTCTCCGGGCACGTCAACAATCCGGCGACCTTCGAAGAAGAGATGGGTACGCCGTTCGACGTGCTGATCGAAAAGCATTGCGGCGGCATCCGCGGCGGCTGGGACAATCTGCTGGCCGTCATCCCCGGCGGCTCCTCGGTCCCTTGCGTGCCCGGCGAAAAAATTCGCTCAGCCCATATGGATTTCGACGGCCTTCGCGAAGTCGGTTCCTCGCTCGGCACTGCTGCCGTGATCGTCATGGATAAGTCCACCGACATCATCAAGGCCATCTGGCGCCTTTCCGCCTTCTACAAGCATGAAAGCTGCGGCCAGTGCACGCCGTGCCGTGAAGGCACGGGTTGGATGATGCGGGTGATGGAGCGCATGGTGCGCGGCGAAGCGCAAAAGCGCGAGATCGACATGCTGTTCGCCGTCACCAAGCAGGTCGAGGGCCACACCATCTGCGCTCTGGGCGATGCCGCGGCTTGGCCGATCCAGGGCCTGATCCGCAATTTCCGTCCCGTGATTGAAGCGCGGATCGACGCATACACCTACAAGTCCACCACCGATGGCGCGGTGCCTTCGGTTGCGGCGGAGTAA
- a CDS encoding NADH-quinone oxidoreductase subunit C — MEDALSELGEYIALKLGEALDGYNVAYGELTLEAKPDAILNVMRTLRDDPRCQFISIIDVCGVDYPERAQRFDVVYHLLSPQQNVRIRVRVMTDEVTPVPSITGVFPGADWFEREAYDLYGILFSGHHDLRRILTDYGFDGHPLRKDFPLTGFVEVRYDEERKRVVYEPVKLAQEFRDFDYLSPWEGTDYVLPGDEKAKQ, encoded by the coding sequence ATGGAAGACGCTCTTTCTGAACTCGGCGAGTACATTGCGCTCAAGCTGGGCGAGGCACTCGATGGGTACAATGTCGCCTATGGCGAGTTGACGCTCGAAGCAAAGCCCGACGCGATCCTCAATGTCATGCGCACCCTGCGCGACGACCCGCGTTGCCAGTTCATTTCCATCATCGATGTGTGTGGCGTGGACTATCCCGAGCGCGCCCAGCGTTTCGATGTGGTCTATCATCTGCTCAGCCCTCAGCAGAATGTCCGTATTCGCGTACGGGTCATGACGGACGAAGTAACGCCAGTTCCTTCAATTACCGGCGTTTTTCCTGGCGCGGACTGGTTCGAGCGCGAAGCCTACGACCTTTATGGCATCCTGTTCTCTGGGCACCACGATCTGCGCCGCATTCTGACCGACTATGGCTTCGACGGCCATCCGCTGCGCAAGGATTTCCCGCTGACCGGCTTTGTCGAGGTCCGCTACGACGAAGAGCGCAAGCGCGTCGTCTATGAGCCCGTCAAGCTGGCGCAGGAATTTCGGGATTTCGATTACCTTTCGCCCTGGGAAGGCACCGATTATGTGCTGCCGGGCGACGAGAAGGCCAAGCAATGA
- a CDS encoding NADH-quinone oxidoreductase subunit D, whose protein sequence is MTEHDVRTFNINFGPQHPAAHGVLRLVLELDGEVVERVDPHVGLLHRGTEKLIEAKTYLQAVPYFDRLDYVAPMNQEHAFALAIEKLLGIEVPFRGQLIRVLYSEIGRILSHMLNVTTQALDVGALTPPLWGFEQREQLMVFYERASGSRMHAAYVRPGGVHQDLPQDLIDDIAKFTETFPKALEDLDQLITGNRIFKQRNVDIATVTLEDAWAWGFSGVMVRGSGAAWDLRKSQPYECYDQLEFDIPVGKNGDCYDRYLIRMEEMRQSNLIMRQCIDLLNSPEGQGPVSTMDGKVVPPKRGEMKRSMEALIHHFKLYTEGFRVPEGEVYAAVEAPKGEFGVYLVSDGTNRPYRCKIRAPGFAHLQAMDFLCRGHLLADVSAILGSLDIVFGEVDR, encoded by the coding sequence ATGACCGAGCACGATGTTCGCACGTTCAACATTAACTTTGGCCCGCAGCATCCTGCGGCTCATGGTGTCTTGCGGCTCGTTCTCGAGCTTGATGGCGAAGTGGTCGAGCGCGTCGATCCGCATGTGGGGCTGCTGCATCGCGGCACCGAAAAGCTGATCGAAGCCAAGACCTATCTGCAGGCGGTGCCCTATTTCGACCGCCTCGACTATGTCGCGCCGATGAATCAGGAGCACGCCTTTGCCCTGGCCATCGAAAAGCTTTTGGGAATCGAGGTGCCGTTCCGGGGGCAGCTTATTCGTGTGCTGTATTCCGAGATCGGGCGCATCCTCTCCCATATGCTCAATGTCACGACACAGGCGCTCGATGTTGGCGCGCTCACCCCGCCGCTTTGGGGATTCGAGCAGCGCGAACAGCTCATGGTTTTCTATGAGCGCGCTTCGGGCTCGCGCATGCACGCCGCCTATGTGCGTCCCGGTGGCGTCCATCAGGATCTGCCGCAGGACTTGATCGACGATATCGCCAAATTCACCGAAACCTTCCCCAAGGCTCTCGAAGATCTCGATCAGCTCATTACCGGCAATCGCATCTTCAAGCAGCGCAACGTTGATATTGCTACTGTTACGCTCGAGGATGCCTGGGCATGGGGCTTTTCCGGTGTCATGGTCCGCGGCTCGGGTGCGGCATGGGATCTGCGCAAGAGCCAGCCCTACGAGTGCTACGACCAGCTCGAATTCGATATCCCAGTCGGCAAGAACGGTGACTGCTATGATCGCTACCTCATCCGGATGGAGGAGATGCGTCAGTCCAATTTGATCATGCGCCAGTGCATTGATCTGCTCAATTCACCCGAAGGGCAGGGGCCGGTCTCGACAATGGACGGCAAGGTTGTTCCGCCCAAACGCGGCGAGATGAAGCGCTCGATGGAAGCGCTCATCCACCACTTCAAGCTTTACACCGAAGGCTTCCGCGTGCCCGAGGGTGAAGTTTACGCGGCCGTCGAAGCGCCCAAGGGCGAGTTTGGCGTCTATCTGGTGTCCGATGGCACCAACAGGCCGTATCGCTGCAAGATTCGCGCGCCCGGGTTCGCGCATCTGCAAGCCATGGATTTTCTCTGTCGCGGGCACCTTCTGGCTGACGTTTCGGCCATTCTGGGTTCCCTCGACATCGTGTTCGGAGAGGTTGATCGCTAA
- the nuoE gene encoding NADH-quinone oxidoreductase subunit NuoE: MSVRRLAEEAVQPESFSFSKENTAWAKKRIAMYPAGRQQSAVIPLLMRAQEQDGWVSRATIESVAQMLDMPYIRVLEVATFYTQFQLQPVGTRAHIQVCGTTPCMLRGAEDIRAVCQKHIHAEPHHLNDDGTMSWEEVECAGACVNAPMVTIGFDTYEDLTPERFEEILIAFRDGDGDKVPTGPQNGRKFSAPLDGQITLLEDPAKAPPHQDRGHLEAEAKATKPGRKQKIDEEAAPAIKGPSGAGKVSEADAETAERKAAGPARRKPDQAARKGATGAESPAVEKTASETGEKTKTTSRAGKKQEAVATSAGTTPDSAPLFERPAGAADDLKLISGVGPVIERKLNDLGITQYAQVAAFTDAEVERVDAVLNFKGRVARDNWKGQAKALADGGVDEYVRVFGKKPR, from the coding sequence ATGAGCGTGCGTCGCCTTGCAGAAGAAGCAGTCCAGCCCGAGAGTTTTTCCTTTTCGAAGGAAAATACGGCCTGGGCAAAAAAACGTATCGCCATGTATCCGGCCGGACGCCAGCAGTCAGCGGTCATTCCGCTGCTCATGCGCGCCCAGGAACAGGATGGCTGGGTGTCGCGCGCGACGATCGAATCGGTCGCGCAAATGCTCGACATGCCCTATATTCGTGTCTTGGAAGTCGCGACGTTTTACACCCAGTTCCAGCTTCAACCGGTTGGCACCCGCGCTCATATCCAGGTGTGCGGCACCACCCCGTGCATGCTGCGTGGCGCCGAAGATATTCGCGCCGTTTGCCAAAAACACATTCACGCCGAGCCGCATCATCTCAACGACGATGGAACCATGAGCTGGGAAGAGGTGGAATGTGCAGGCGCTTGCGTCAATGCACCGATGGTTACAATCGGTTTCGATACCTATGAAGATCTGACGCCCGAGCGCTTTGAGGAAATCCTGATCGCTTTCCGTGATGGCGACGGCGACAAGGTGCCGACCGGCCCGCAAAACGGCCGCAAGTTCTCAGCGCCGCTGGACGGACAGATAACCCTGCTCGAAGATCCCGCCAAGGCTCCGCCGCATCAGGATAGGGGCCACCTTGAAGCCGAGGCAAAGGCGACAAAGCCTGGCCGCAAGCAAAAGATCGACGAGGAAGCCGCACCCGCCATCAAGGGCCCGTCGGGGGCTGGCAAGGTCTCGGAGGCCGACGCGGAAACGGCCGAGAGGAAAGCTGCCGGACCGGCCAGGCGCAAACCGGATCAGGCCGCCCGCAAGGGCGCGACCGGCGCTGAATCGCCCGCCGTCGAAAAAACGGCCAGCGAAACCGGCGAGAAGACCAAGACCACGAGCCGCGCTGGCAAAAAGCAGGAAGCGGTTGCGACATCGGCTGGAACGACGCCTGACAGCGCGCCGCTGTTCGAGCGTCCCGCAGGCGCTGCAGATGACCTCAAGCTCATTTCCGGCGTCGGCCCGGTGATCGAGCGCAAGCTCAACGATCTGGGTATCACCCAATATGCCCAGGTGGCCGCATTCACAGACGCCGAAGTCGAGCGGGTTGATGCGGTGCTCAACTTCAAGGGTCGCGTTGCCCGGGACAACTGGAAAGGTCAGGCAAAGGCGCTGGCCGACGGTGGCGTTGACGAATATGTCCGCGTCTTCGGCAAGAAGCCGCGCTAG
- a CDS encoding NADH-quinone oxidoreductase subunit B family protein, which translates to MGLSDNNTLVAPRPRGVIDPATSLPVGATDPYYVEVNNELADKGFLVTSTDELINWARTGSLMWMTFGLACCAVEMMQMSMPRYDCERFGFAPRASPRQSDVMIVAGTLTNKMAPALRKVYDQMPEPRYVISMGSCANGGGYYHYSYSVVRGCDRVVPVDIYVPGCPPTAEALLYGVLLLQKKIRRTGTIER; encoded by the coding sequence ATGGGATTGAGTGACAACAATACTTTGGTTGCACCCCGGCCGCGTGGCGTTATCGACCCTGCGACCAGTCTGCCCGTCGGTGCGACTGATCCGTACTATGTCGAGGTCAACAACGAGTTGGCCGACAAAGGCTTTCTCGTCACCTCGACCGATGAGCTCATCAACTGGGCCCGTACCGGTTCGCTGATGTGGATGACCTTCGGGTTGGCCTGCTGCGCCGTGGAAATGATGCAGATGTCGATGCCGCGCTACGATTGCGAGCGCTTCGGCTTTGCACCGCGCGCTTCTCCGCGTCAGTCCGACGTGATGATTGTTGCGGGCACGCTGACCAACAAGATGGCCCCGGCGCTGCGCAAGGTCTATGACCAGATGCCCGAGCCGCGCTACGTCATCTCCATGGGCAGCTGCGCCAATGGCGGCGGATATTATCACTATTCCTACTCGGTGGTGCGCGGATGTGACCGCGTGGTGCCGGTCGATATCTACGTTCCCGGCTGCCCGCCGACTGCCGAAGCACTGCTGTATGGCGTGCTGCTGTTGCAAAAGAAGATCCGGCGCACCGGAACCATCGAGCGATAA
- a CDS encoding porin family protein produces the protein MSMLKSTLLAAAATVAVASAAQAADPIMPMPVTPVAPVVDPVYDWSGFYAGVRVGGQNDTVDTDWLIGGELGVNAQWDMFVLGAEAAVDAVFATPDTYAYGEITARGGVAFSEVLLYGTVGYGSDFDAAGGVGDHILAGVGVEFAATDSISVDGRYVYGWEQSGAVGASDIHKFTIGANFHF, from the coding sequence ATGTCCATGCTCAAATCCACGCTGCTTGCTGCAGCTGCTACCGTCGCTGTCGCTTCGGCCGCCCAGGCTGCTGATCCGATCATGCCGATGCCCGTGACCCCGGTCGCTCCGGTTGTCGATCCCGTTTATGACTGGTCCGGTTTCTATGCCGGTGTTCGCGTTGGCGGCCAGAATGACACGGTCGATACCGATTGGCTCATCGGTGGCGAACTCGGCGTGAACGCACAGTGGGACATGTTCGTCCTCGGTGCCGAAGCTGCCGTTGACGCTGTCTTCGCAACTCCCGATACCTACGCATACGGTGAAATCACCGCTCGCGGTGGTGTGGCATTCTCCGAAGTGCTGCTGTACGGCACCGTCGGTTACGGTTCCGACTTTGACGCCGCCGGTGGCGTTGGCGACCACATCCTTGCCGGTGTCGGTGTTGAATTTGCCGCTACCGACTCCATCTCGGTCGATGGCCGCTATGTTTACGGTTGGGAACAGTCCGGCGCTGTCGGTGCCAGCGACATCCACAAGTTCACCATCGGTGCGAACTTCCACTTCTAG